In a single window of the Nocardiopsis composta genome:
- a CDS encoding PucR family transcriptional regulator: MSTGSADQNEHDRESGGPERGGPEADAVRAATVQRLERAMGELGTAAVARMESRLSWFRRMSAEDRSWVGLVAQSGVAAFVDWFKNPARGRPAITVEVFGTAPRELTRSVTLQQTVDMIRVVIDVVENQVEELAAPGGEQQLREAVLRYTREVAFSSAKVYARAAEARGAWDARLEALIVDALLHGDRDEGLQTWGSALRWSRTPVIAIAGYAGEDGESVLEDLRNAARRAGHDVLAGLQGDRVVVVLGVNDKDVRDDGVSGAVTEPLTELFGPGPVVVGPPVGELPRAGASVRAAVSGLRAAVGWPDAPRPALAEDLLPERALQGDPSARTQLVEEIYKPLRGAGSPLLDTLSVYLEHASSLESTARMLFVHPNTVRYRLSRIAELTGHMPADGRGSFVLRIAVTLGRLAESSEES; encoded by the coding sequence GTGAGCACTGGATCCGCTGATCAGAACGAACACGACCGGGAGAGCGGGGGCCCCGAGCGGGGCGGCCCGGAGGCCGACGCGGTGCGCGCGGCGACCGTGCAGCGCCTGGAGCGCGCCATGGGCGAGCTGGGCACCGCCGCCGTGGCGCGGATGGAGAGCCGGCTGTCCTGGTTCCGCCGGATGTCGGCGGAGGACCGCTCCTGGGTGGGGCTGGTCGCCCAGTCCGGGGTGGCGGCCTTCGTCGACTGGTTCAAGAACCCCGCGCGCGGCCGCCCCGCGATCACCGTCGAGGTCTTCGGCACCGCCCCGCGCGAGCTGACCCGGTCGGTCACCCTGCAGCAGACCGTCGACATGATCCGGGTCGTCATCGACGTGGTGGAGAACCAGGTGGAGGAGCTGGCCGCTCCCGGCGGCGAGCAGCAGCTGCGCGAGGCGGTGCTGCGCTACACCCGGGAGGTGGCGTTCAGCTCGGCCAAGGTCTACGCGCGCGCCGCCGAGGCGCGCGGAGCCTGGGACGCCCGGCTGGAGGCGCTGATCGTCGACGCCCTGCTGCACGGGGACCGCGACGAGGGGCTGCAGACCTGGGGATCGGCGCTGCGCTGGTCGCGCACCCCGGTGATCGCCATCGCCGGCTACGCGGGCGAGGACGGCGAGTCGGTCCTGGAGGACCTGCGCAACGCCGCGCGCCGGGCCGGCCACGACGTGCTCGCCGGGCTGCAGGGCGACCGGGTGGTCGTGGTGCTCGGGGTGAACGACAAGGACGTCCGGGACGACGGGGTGTCGGGGGCGGTCACCGAGCCGCTGACCGAGCTGTTCGGGCCCGGCCCGGTGGTGGTCGGCCCGCCGGTCGGCGAGCTGCCCCGGGCCGGGGCGTCGGTGCGCGCCGCGGTGAGCGGGCTGCGCGCCGCGGTGGGCTGGCCGGACGCGCCCCGCCCGGCGCTCGCCGAGGACCTGCTGCCGGAGCGGGCGCTGCAGGGCGACCCCAGCGCCCGGACCCAGCTGGTGGAGGAGATCTACAAGCCGCTGCGCGGCGCCGGCTCGCCGCTGCTGGACACCCTCTCGGTCTACCTGGAGCACGCCTCGTCGCTGGAGTCGACGGCGCGGATGCTCTTCGTCCACCCCAACACGGTGCGCTACCGGCTGAGCCGGATCGCGGAGCTGACCGGGCACATGCCGGCCGACGGCCGCGGCTCGTTCGTGCTGCGCATCGCGGTCACCCTGGGCCGCCTCGCGGAGAGCAGCGAGGAGTCCTAG
- a CDS encoding ACP S-malonyltransferase — protein sequence MAERFDAWSKVTGLDLVRYGTTADADEIRDTAVAQPLLVSAGMAAAVSLFGDLETAAAKADAVAGHSVGEFTAAAIAGALSPEDALTLVAERGRGMAEAAAATATGMTAVLGGDRAEVLAAIEAAGLTPANDNGSGQIVAAGTLERLAAFAENPPARARLRPLSVAGAFHTEHMAPAVQRVREVAGRTAAADPRTRLLSNRDGTVVESGSDYLDRLVSQISSPVRWDACTQTLADLGVTALIELPPAGTLTGLAKRALRGVELLAVKTPDDLDRAKELVAEHSGDAVLVEGPSDE from the coding sequence ATGGCCGAGCGCTTCGACGCGTGGTCCAAGGTGACCGGGCTGGACCTGGTGCGCTACGGCACCACCGCGGACGCGGACGAGATCCGCGACACGGCGGTGGCCCAGCCCCTCCTCGTCAGCGCCGGCATGGCGGCCGCCGTCTCGCTCTTCGGCGACCTGGAGACCGCCGCCGCCAAGGCCGACGCGGTCGCGGGGCACAGCGTCGGAGAGTTCACCGCCGCCGCGATCGCCGGCGCGCTCTCCCCCGAGGACGCGCTCACCCTGGTCGCCGAGCGCGGCCGGGGCATGGCCGAGGCCGCGGCTGCGACCGCCACCGGGATGACCGCGGTGCTCGGCGGCGACCGCGCCGAGGTGCTGGCCGCGATCGAGGCCGCCGGGCTCACCCCGGCCAACGACAACGGCTCCGGCCAGATCGTCGCCGCCGGCACCCTGGAGCGGCTGGCCGCCTTCGCGGAGAACCCGCCGGCCCGGGCGCGGCTGCGCCCGCTGTCGGTGGCCGGCGCGTTCCACACCGAGCACATGGCCCCGGCGGTGCAGCGGGTGCGGGAGGTCGCCGGCCGGACCGCCGCCGCCGACCCCCGGACGCGGCTGCTGTCCAACCGGGACGGTACGGTCGTGGAGTCCGGCAGCGACTACCTGGACCGGCTGGTCTCCCAGATCAGCTCCCCGGTCCGCTGGGACGCCTGCACGCAGACGCTGGCGGACCTGGGCGTCACCGCGCTCATCGAGCTCCCCCCGGCGGGGACGCTCACCGGGCTGGCCAAGCGCGCCCTGCGCGGCGTCGAGCTGCTGGCCGTCAAGACGCCGGACGACCTCGACCGGGCAAAGGAGCTCGTCGCGGAGCACTCCGGCGACGCCGTCCTCGTGGAAGGCCCCTCCGATGAGTAA
- a CDS encoding beta-ketoacyl-ACP synthase III, which produces MSNDSGRPARPSGARVVSFGEYQPANIVTNHDLAQRVETSDEWIRSRVGIAERRIAGPAETVVSMAVAAGGKALAAGGLSPDDIDLVIVATCTQQDQIPNASASVAAKLGITAPGAFDVNAACAGFCYALGIAADAVRGGSARNVLVVGSEKLSEWVDWDDRSTCVIFADGAGAAVVSAAEEDSVGPVVWGSSGERADKIYLRDHRYLYQEGQAVFRWTTTELYKVALEAMERAGVDPAELTAFVPHQANLRIVESIARRLGAPQAVIARDIVSAGNTSSASIPLAIARMTERGELPSGSTVLTLGFGAGLTYAAQVLRIP; this is translated from the coding sequence ATGAGTAACGACAGCGGCCGCCCCGCCCGCCCCAGCGGCGCGCGCGTGGTCTCCTTCGGCGAGTACCAGCCCGCCAACATCGTCACCAACCACGACCTCGCCCAGCGGGTGGAGACCTCCGACGAGTGGATCCGCAGCCGGGTCGGGATCGCCGAGCGGCGCATCGCCGGCCCCGCCGAGACCGTGGTGAGCATGGCGGTCGCCGCCGGCGGGAAGGCGCTGGCGGCCGGCGGCCTCTCCCCGGACGACATCGACCTGGTGATCGTCGCCACCTGCACCCAGCAGGACCAGATCCCCAACGCCTCGGCCAGCGTCGCCGCGAAGCTGGGCATCACCGCCCCGGGGGCCTTCGACGTCAACGCGGCCTGCGCCGGCTTCTGCTACGCGCTGGGCATCGCCGCCGACGCGGTCCGCGGCGGCTCGGCCCGCAACGTGCTGGTGGTCGGCTCGGAGAAGCTCTCCGAGTGGGTGGACTGGGACGACCGCTCCACCTGTGTGATCTTCGCCGACGGCGCGGGCGCCGCGGTCGTCTCCGCCGCCGAGGAGGACTCCGTCGGCCCGGTGGTGTGGGGCAGCTCCGGCGAGCGCGCCGACAAGATCTACCTGCGCGACCACCGCTACCTCTACCAGGAGGGCCAGGCGGTGTTCCGGTGGACCACCACCGAGCTGTACAAGGTCGCGCTGGAGGCGATGGAGCGGGCCGGCGTGGACCCGGCGGAGCTGACCGCGTTCGTCCCGCACCAGGCCAACCTGCGGATCGTGGAATCGATCGCGCGCAGGCTCGGAGCGCCGCAGGCGGTCATCGCCCGCGATATCGTCTCCGCTGGCAACACCTCGTCCGCGTCCATTCCGCTGGCCATCGCCCGGATGACCGAACGCGGAGAGCTGCCCTCGGGGAGCACCGTGCTCACCCTGGGATTCGGCGCCGGCCTGACCTACGCGGCCCAGGTCCTGCGCATCCCCTGA
- a CDS encoding acyl carrier protein, whose amino-acid sequence MAQHSEKEILEGLGEIIDEIAGVPAADVTPEKSFVDDLDIDSLSMVEIAVAAQDKFGVEIPDDQLKDLKTVQDVINFIQK is encoded by the coding sequence ATGGCGCAGCACAGCGAGAAGGAGATCCTCGAGGGTCTCGGCGAGATCATCGACGAGATCGCCGGCGTTCCGGCCGCCGACGTGACTCCGGAGAAGAGCTTCGTCGACGACCTCGACATCGACTCCCTGTCGATGGTGGAGATCGCCGTCGCCGCCCAGGACAAGTTCGGCGTCGAGATCCCCGACGACCAGCTGAAGGACCTCAAGACGGTCCAGGACGTCATCAACTTCATCCAGAAGTAG
- the fabF gene encoding beta-ketoacyl-ACP synthase II yields the protein MSNTEVVVTGLGATTPLGGDVASTWSALLEGRSGITTIEEEWAEQLPVRIAGRAAQDPAELFPRARLRRLDRTQQFALVAAKEAWQDAGAPEVDPLRLGAVVSSGIGGILTILEQYDTFREKGWRRVSPFTVPMLMPNSPVAAVSLEFTARAAAHAPVSACASSAEAVADAIRLIRSGRADIVIAGGTEAAIHPLNIASFASMRALSTNNENPAGASRPWATSRDGFVMGEGAGILVLESAEHAAARGARVYAVAAGAGYSADAHDIVAPDPDGQVRAIRAALDDSGLRPEEIAHVNAHATSTPAGDVGETVAIRRALGDSAADRVAVTSTKSMTGHLLGGAGAVESIATVLALREGRIPPTINIDELDPEVVVDIVRDKPRDLPADAVAAINEGFGFGGHNVAVAFRRA from the coding sequence ATGAGCAACACCGAAGTCGTCGTCACTGGCCTGGGCGCCACCACCCCGCTGGGGGGTGACGTCGCCTCGACCTGGTCCGCCCTCCTCGAAGGCCGGTCCGGAATCACCACCATCGAAGAGGAGTGGGCCGAGCAGCTGCCCGTCCGCATCGCCGGGCGCGCCGCGCAGGACCCCGCCGAGCTCTTCCCGCGCGCGCGGCTGCGCCGGCTCGACCGCACCCAGCAGTTCGCGCTGGTCGCCGCCAAGGAGGCCTGGCAGGACGCCGGCGCCCCCGAGGTCGACCCGCTGCGGCTGGGCGCCGTGGTCTCCAGCGGCATCGGCGGCATCCTCACCATCCTGGAGCAGTACGACACCTTCCGGGAGAAGGGCTGGCGGCGCGTCTCGCCCTTCACCGTGCCGATGCTGATGCCCAACAGCCCGGTGGCCGCGGTCTCCCTGGAGTTCACCGCCCGCGCCGCGGCGCACGCGCCGGTCAGCGCCTGCGCGTCCAGCGCCGAGGCGGTCGCCGACGCGATCCGGCTGATCCGCTCCGGCCGCGCCGACATCGTGATCGCCGGCGGCACCGAGGCCGCGATCCACCCGCTGAACATCGCCTCGTTCGCCTCGATGCGCGCGCTGAGCACCAACAACGAGAACCCGGCCGGCGCTTCGCGGCCCTGGGCCACCTCCCGGGACGGCTTCGTGATGGGCGAGGGCGCCGGGATCCTGGTGCTGGAGTCCGCCGAGCACGCCGCGGCCCGCGGCGCCCGGGTGTACGCGGTCGCCGCCGGCGCCGGCTACTCCGCCGACGCCCACGACATCGTCGCCCCCGACCCCGACGGCCAGGTCCGCGCGATCCGCGCGGCGCTGGACGACTCCGGGCTGCGCCCCGAGGAGATCGCGCACGTCAACGCGCACGCCACCTCGACGCCGGCGGGCGACGTCGGCGAGACCGTGGCGATCCGGCGGGCGCTGGGCGACTCCGCGGCCGACCGGGTCGCGGTCACCTCCACCAAGTCCATGACCGGGCACCTGCTCGGCGGCGCCGGCGCCGTCGAGTCCATCGCCACGGTGCTGGCGCTGCGCGAGGGCCGCATCCCGCCCACGATCAACATCGACGAGCTCGACCCCGAGGTCGTGGTGGACATCGTCCGGGACAAGCCGCGCGACCTGCCGGCCGACGCGGTGGCCGCGATCAACGAGGGGTTCGGCTTCGGCGGGCACAACGTCGCCGTCGCCTTCCGCCGGGCCTGA
- a CDS encoding acyl-CoA carboxylase subunit beta, which translates to MTVTDNRAAQRAPSPGARQDPRAPRTRLEAFFDEGSLHLLTAEDGGAVLAGAGRIGGMPAVAFANDARIQGGAMGAAGCAAIEAGYAHALRERAPVVGLWHSGGARLAEGVESLHAVGRVFAVMTRASGVVPQVSVVLGPAAGGAAYGPALTDAVVMSERGRLFVTGPDVVRSVTGEEITAEELGGADAHGRRSGVVHLTAPDDTAALVYGRELALLLGDQGRLRTDRVDERDLSHVLPASARRAYDVKPLVDGLLDEPLGAGSIELQAKWAPNIVTALGRLGGRTVGVVANNPLRLGGCLESKSAEKAARFVRMCDSFGVPLVVAVDVPGYLPGVKQEWDGVVRRGAKLLHAFAEASVPRVTLVTRKAYGGAYIAMNSRALGATRVLAWPTAEIAVMGPVAAVRVLHRKKLAAASEEERPALEAELAARQEEEAGGLDRARELGVVDEVVGPGSTRTALAWAITAAPAARGDHGNIPL; encoded by the coding sequence ATGACCGTGACCGACAACCGCGCGGCGCAGCGCGCGCCGTCCCCCGGTGCCCGGCAGGATCCGCGCGCCCCGCGGACGCGCCTGGAGGCGTTCTTCGACGAGGGCTCGCTGCACCTGCTCACCGCCGAGGACGGCGGCGCCGTGCTCGCCGGTGCCGGCCGGATCGGCGGCATGCCCGCGGTGGCCTTCGCCAACGACGCCCGGATCCAGGGCGGGGCGATGGGCGCCGCGGGCTGCGCCGCCATCGAGGCCGGCTACGCGCACGCCCTCCGGGAGCGCGCCCCGGTCGTCGGGCTGTGGCACTCCGGCGGCGCCCGGCTGGCCGAGGGCGTGGAGTCGCTGCACGCCGTGGGCCGGGTCTTCGCCGTGATGACCCGCGCCTCCGGCGTCGTCCCGCAGGTCTCGGTGGTGCTCGGCCCGGCCGCGGGCGGCGCCGCCTACGGCCCCGCGCTCACCGACGCGGTGGTCATGTCCGAGCGCGGCAGGCTCTTCGTCACCGGGCCCGACGTGGTGCGCAGCGTCACCGGTGAGGAGATCACCGCCGAGGAGCTGGGCGGCGCCGACGCGCACGGCCGGCGCAGCGGGGTGGTGCACCTGACCGCCCCGGACGACACCGCCGCGCTGGTGTACGGCCGGGAGCTGGCGCTGCTCCTGGGCGACCAGGGCCGGCTCCGGACCGACCGGGTCGACGAGCGCGACCTGTCGCACGTGCTGCCCGCCTCGGCCCGCCGGGCCTACGACGTCAAACCGCTGGTCGACGGTCTGCTGGACGAGCCGCTGGGCGCGGGCTCCATCGAGCTGCAGGCCAAGTGGGCGCCGAACATCGTCACCGCGCTGGGCCGGCTGGGCGGGCGTACCGTCGGCGTGGTCGCCAACAACCCGCTGCGCCTGGGCGGCTGCCTGGAGTCCAAGTCCGCGGAGAAGGCCGCCCGGTTCGTGCGGATGTGCGACTCCTTCGGAGTGCCGCTGGTGGTCGCGGTGGACGTGCCCGGCTACCTGCCCGGCGTAAAGCAGGAGTGGGACGGGGTGGTGCGCCGCGGCGCCAAGCTGCTGCACGCCTTCGCCGAGGCCTCGGTGCCCCGGGTCACCCTGGTCACCAGGAAGGCCTACGGCGGCGCCTACATCGCGATGAACTCCCGGGCGCTGGGCGCGACCCGGGTGCTGGCCTGGCCCACCGCCGAGATCGCGGTGATGGGCCCGGTGGCCGCGGTGCGCGTCCTGCACCGCAAGAAGCTGGCCGCGGCCTCCGAGGAGGAGCGGCCGGCCCTGGAGGCCGAGCTCGCCGCCCGCCAGGAGGAAGAGGCCGGCGGCCTGGACCGCGCCCGCGAGCTGGGCGTGGTCGACGAGGTCGTCGGGCCCGGCTCCACCCGGACCGCACTGGCCTGGGCCATCACCGCCGCGCCGGCCGCGCGCGGCGACCACGGCAACATCCCGCTGTAA
- a CDS encoding SGNH/GDSL hydrolase family protein: MAIGDSLTEGLEDLGPDGGYRGFADRLAEHLAEDVPGFRYANLAVRGRRMRHIVGEQLDSVLEQRPDLVTVHAGGNDVLRPNTDLDGLAGQLEEGVRRMRAAGVRVVLLSGHDTGWVPVLRIYRGRIAVFSMHLRAIAERTGCDIVDLWSMAALNDPRAWSEDRLHFNGDGHRIVAARIAELLGRPMGPRELWADPWGTPTERLPKILRRREHRRWARMYLVPWLGRRALGRSSGDGRRPKRPLLEELKPRGEADSPRD; the protein is encoded by the coding sequence ATGGCGATCGGCGACAGCCTCACCGAAGGACTGGAGGACCTGGGGCCCGACGGCGGCTACCGGGGGTTCGCCGACCGGCTCGCCGAGCACCTCGCCGAGGACGTCCCGGGTTTCCGCTACGCCAACCTCGCCGTCCGCGGCCGCCGGATGCGGCACATCGTCGGCGAGCAGCTCGACTCGGTGCTGGAGCAGCGGCCCGACCTGGTCACCGTGCACGCCGGCGGCAACGACGTGCTGCGCCCCAACACCGACCTGGACGGGCTCGCCGGCCAGCTGGAGGAGGGCGTGCGGCGGATGCGCGCCGCCGGGGTCCGCGTCGTCCTGCTCTCCGGGCACGACACCGGCTGGGTTCCGGTGCTGCGCATCTACCGGGGCCGGATCGCGGTGTTCAGCATGCACCTGCGGGCCATCGCCGAGCGCACCGGCTGCGACATCGTCGACCTGTGGTCCATGGCCGCGCTCAACGACCCGCGGGCCTGGAGCGAGGACCGGCTGCACTTCAACGGCGACGGCCACCGCATCGTCGCGGCGCGGATCGCCGAGCTCCTCGGCCGGCCGATGGGCCCGCGCGAGCTCTGGGCCGACCCGTGGGGCACCCCCACCGAGCGGCTGCCCAAGATCCTGCGCCGCCGGGAGCACCGCCGCTGGGCTCGGATGTACCTGGTGCCGTGGCTGGGCCGGCGCGCCCTGGGCCGCTCCTCGGGCGACGGCCGGCGCCCCAAGCGCCCGCTGCTGGAGGAGCTCAAGCCCCGCGGCGAGGCCGACTCGCCCCGCGACTGA
- a CDS encoding SseB family protein, whose protein sequence is MTSNDSPADYGPGFPANPVEQALLRVLEDEREGPDDTAADAAFLEALGAGRVWVPVPGGSGHREEDGAVALPSLELHGSVFIPVFTSREQYDQRSAEIPCAVLDVRDLAQVLPEGVGLAVNPGNASGLPVPSEAVPALVGP, encoded by the coding sequence ATGACCAGCAACGACTCCCCGGCCGACTACGGCCCGGGGTTCCCCGCCAACCCCGTCGAGCAGGCCCTCCTGCGCGTCCTCGAGGACGAGCGGGAGGGGCCGGACGACACCGCCGCCGACGCGGCCTTCCTGGAGGCGCTCGGTGCGGGCCGGGTGTGGGTGCCGGTGCCCGGGGGATCGGGCCACCGGGAGGAGGACGGCGCCGTCGCGCTGCCCTCGCTGGAGCTGCACGGCTCGGTGTTCATCCCGGTCTTCACCTCCCGGGAGCAGTACGACCAGCGCAGCGCGGAGATCCCCTGCGCGGTGCTGGACGTCCGCGACCTGGCCCAGGTGCTCCCCGAGGGGGTCGGCCTGGCGGTCAACCCGGGCAACGCCTCCGGGCTGCCGGTCCCGTCCGAGGCGGTGCCGGCCCTGGTCGGCCCCTGA
- a CDS encoding metal-sulfur cluster assembly factor, with translation MTENETAAPAPEQGGPAVDEALVEEISEALKDVIDPELGVNVVDLGLLYGVRADDSAITLDMTLTSAACPLTDVIEDQATSALEEFERDVTINWVWMPPWGPDKITEDGRDQLRMLGFNV, from the coding sequence CGCGGCGCCCGCCCCCGAGCAGGGCGGCCCGGCCGTGGACGAGGCGCTGGTCGAGGAGATCAGCGAGGCGCTCAAGGACGTCATCGACCCTGAGCTCGGCGTCAACGTGGTCGACCTGGGCCTGCTGTACGGGGTCCGGGCCGACGACTCCGCCATCACCCTCGACATGACGCTGACCAGCGCCGCCTGCCCGCTGACCGACGTCATCGAGGACCAGGCGACCAGCGCCCTGGAGGAGTTCGAGCGGGACGTCACGATCAACTGGGTCTGGATGCCGCCGTGGGGCCCGGACAAGATCACCGAGGACGGCCGCGACCAGCTCCGGATGCTCGGCTTCAACGTCTGA